The following are encoded together in the Oreochromis aureus strain Israel breed Guangdong linkage group 18, ZZ_aureus, whole genome shotgun sequence genome:
- the LOC116326714 gene encoding zinc finger protein 615-like — MATCIPFQTQLSSIMEVLVKAAVAEISKLVDDKCAFLHLEISRKQGENEMLKRKLLMMESKNAQLQRGFENYMDRGTDVGSNCPHPAGDMKFPEIEDATVSFTIKEESPDEALWISDSAGPIGSAVQYPNTASAPENQQFEEGHQLTHPEVARQKPSEFSDSFNSAQHAVDISGLQFTVKTEKEEDRLAFRQDGCQHNVGKQTQLAAEFSLDERENQIWSSIIEGNDIDTGFPDFSSVVEEYSNTYPDHSDPNVASNPSKSTNVQQLPSQRICNGIYSNEYQKDGPQSSDFQPRSQAQLLQQDKQKEQIYSQRNASHSTHLSQLEEDPERETATRDGPVVTQSHNTFTPSSFNPHSLHKPLSGTARCYGCSQCGKSFSRLHQFKLHQQSHKRKRAFWCTVCGKSFQCSSHLSIHHRTHTGEKPYGCGQCGKRFTQQSSLRVHQRTHSGERPYSCSQCGKTFILMHHLKRHRIIHTYS, encoded by the exons ATGGCGACGTGCATTCCTTTTCAAACACAGTTATCCTCAATAATGGAGGTTCTGGTGAAGGCAGCAGTGGCAGAGATATCCAAACTAGTCGATGACAAATGTGCGTTTCTGCATCTTGAAATATCCCGAAAGCAGGGCGAGAACGAGATGCTGAAGAGGAAACTGCTGATGATGGAGAGCAAAAATGCGCAGCTGCAGCGAGGATTCG AAAACTACATGGACAGAGGAACTGATGTAGGGAGCAACTGTCCGCACCCTGCAGGAGACATGAAG TTTCCTGAGATCGAGGATGCCactgtttcctttacaattaaAGAAGAAAGTCCAGATGAGGCACTATGGATCAGTGATTCTGCTGGACCAATTG GTTCTGCTGTTCAGTACCCTAACACTGCTAGTGCTCCAGAGAaccagcagtttgaagagggcCACCAGTTAACCCATCCAGAGGTTGCCAGACAGAAGCCATCAGAATTCAGTGACTCATTTAACTCTGCCCAGCATGCAGTAGACATCAGTGGCCTTCAGTTCACAGTGAAGACAGAAAAGGAGGAAGACCGACTGGCATTCAGACAGGATGGGTGCCAGCACAATGTGGGGAAGCAGACTCAACTTGCTGCTGAATTTTCATTGGATGAAAGGGAGAACCAAATTTGGTCATCCATAATTGAAGGTAATGACATTGACACTGGTTTCCCAGACTTCTCTAGCGTTGTAGAGGAGTATTCCAACACGTACCCGGACCATTCAGATCCAAATGTAGCTTCTAACCCGAGCAAGTCGACTAACGTCCAGCAGTTGCCTTCTCAGAGGATTTGCAATGGGATTTACAGCAACGAGTATCAGAAGGACGGTCCACAGTCGTCAGATTTCCAGCCCAGGTCGCAGGCTCAGTTGTTGCAGCAAGACAAGCAGAAGGAACAAATATACTCGCAGAGAAATGCGTCACACTCCACTCATCTGAGCCAGCTAGAGGAAGACCCTGAGAGGGAGACCGCAACTCGAGACGGACCAGTTGTAACTCAGTCGCACAACACGTTCACACCGAGCAGCTTTAACCCTCACAGCCTACACAAACCCCTCTCCGGGACCGCCCGATGCTACGGGTGCTCGCAGTGCGGAAAGTCGTTCAGCCGCCTGCACCAGTTCAAGCTGCACCAGCAGAGCCACAAGAGAAAGCGAGCGTTTTGGTGCACGGTGTGCGGGAAGAGCTTCCAGTGCTCGTCGCACCTCAGCATACACCACCGGACTCACACGGGAGAGAAGCCGTACGGTTGCGGACAGTGCGGGAAGAGGTTCACGCAGCAGAGCAGCCTGAGGGTGCACCAGCGGACGCACAGCGGGGAACGACCATACAGCTGCTCACAGTGCGGGAAAACCTTCATCCTCATGCATCATTTAAAGCGGCACAGAatcattcacacctacagctgA